From a single Halobellus ruber genomic region:
- a CDS encoding ABC transporter permease yields MSRAGRIRAEFVASWHAFLRRRTAVFFTFFFPAIIVVIFGALVGTQPTGGGLFSEPDGYYIAGYLAVVVLFTPLSRVGSTVARYRAGSRFEKLATTPLRRWEWLLAQSLVNVVVIGAAATLLLALTVLVTGTTVPLAPATLLFLPFVAFGVTLFCGLGAAIGRLAGSQDGVIAASNAVALPLLFLSETFVTPELLPGWFRPALAFSPLTYVARGIRAVTYADATTAVLPNLLAAAALAAAFFAVGAAAVPRTD; encoded by the coding sequence ATGAGCCGTGCGGGCCGGATCCGCGCGGAGTTCGTCGCCTCGTGGCACGCGTTCCTCCGGCGACGGACCGCGGTGTTCTTTACGTTCTTCTTCCCCGCGATCATCGTGGTGATCTTCGGCGCCCTGGTGGGGACGCAGCCGACCGGCGGCGGGCTGTTCTCGGAGCCCGACGGCTACTACATCGCGGGCTATCTCGCAGTCGTGGTGCTGTTTACGCCGCTTTCGCGGGTCGGCAGCACGGTGGCGCGCTACCGGGCGGGCAGCCGGTTCGAGAAGCTGGCGACGACGCCGCTGCGCCGGTGGGAGTGGCTGTTGGCGCAGTCGCTGGTGAACGTGGTGGTGATCGGCGCCGCGGCGACGCTTTTGCTCGCGCTCACCGTGCTCGTGACCGGGACCACGGTCCCGCTCGCCCCGGCGACGCTTCTGTTCCTGCCGTTCGTCGCGTTCGGGGTGACCCTGTTCTGCGGTCTCGGCGCGGCGATCGGTCGGCTCGCCGGCTCCCAGGACGGCGTGATCGCGGCCTCGAACGCGGTCGCGCTCCCGCTTCTGTTCCTCTCGGAGACGTTCGTCACCCCGGAGTTGCTTCCGGGCTGGTTCCGCCCCGCCCTGGCGTTCTCGCCGCTGACGTACGTCGCCCGCGGGATCCGCGCGGTGACGTACGCGGATGCGACGACGGCGGTCCTCCCGAACCTCCTGGCCGCGGCGGCGCTCGCTGCGGCGTTCTTCGCGGTCGGCGCGGCCGCCGTGCCCCGAACCGACTGA
- a CDS encoding ABC transporter ATP-binding protein, producing the protein MTAALVAEGVRKAYGDVTALDGVSLEIEAGEVFGLVGPNGAGKTTLVRALTGTARADGRVRVLDAAPTAVERSRIGLLPQSFSPAGRLTPRELLAQYAGRYDDAREPEAVLSDVGIDGPARERWYETLSGGQKRRVCVGIALVNDPEVLFLDEPTTGIDPAGRRALWGLLEDLAAGGTTVLLTSHSMAEVERLSDRVGFLNGGRLVAVGTPGDLIAAHGGRSRLVVEPGDGVAESDPTRMPAPDLADLDGGFEVSTRRGRIVVEGVGPRDIDRVVAAFDARGVDVESLTWTQPDLGDVYLAVTGESFEGGDGEAVR; encoded by the coding sequence ATGACCGCGGCACTCGTCGCCGAGGGCGTTCGGAAGGCCTACGGCGACGTGACTGCGCTCGACGGGGTGTCACTCGAAATCGAGGCGGGGGAGGTCTTCGGCTTGGTGGGGCCGAACGGTGCCGGGAAGACGACGCTCGTCCGGGCCCTGACCGGGACGGCTCGGGCGGATGGTCGGGTGCGGGTCCTGGACGCCGCGCCCACAGCCGTCGAGCGGTCCCGGATCGGCCTCCTCCCGCAATCGTTTTCGCCCGCCGGACGGCTCACCCCGCGGGAACTGCTTGCGCAGTACGCCGGTCGCTACGACGACGCCCGCGAGCCCGAGGCGGTCCTCTCGGACGTGGGGATCGACGGCCCGGCGCGGGAGCGGTGGTACGAGACGCTCTCGGGCGGCCAGAAGCGCCGGGTCTGCGTCGGGATCGCGCTGGTGAACGATCCGGAGGTGCTCTTCCTCGACGAGCCGACCACCGGAATCGATCCCGCGGGCCGGCGCGCGCTGTGGGGGCTGCTCGAGGACCTCGCCGCGGGCGGAACCACGGTGCTTCTGACCAGCCACTCGATGGCCGAGGTCGAACGGCTCTCGGACCGCGTGGGGTTCCTGAACGGGGGCCGGCTGGTCGCTGTCGGGACGCCAGGGGACCTGATCGCGGCACACGGCGGTCGGAGCCGGCTCGTGGTCGAACCCGGCGACGGTGTCGCGGAGTCGGACCCGACTCGGATGCCGGCCCCGGATCTCGCCGACCTCGACGGGGGCTTCGAGGTTTCCACCCGGCGTGGCCGGATCGTCGTCGAAGGGGTTGGTCCCCGCGACATCGACAGGGTGGTTGCGGCGTTCGACGCCCGCGGGGTCGACGTGGAGTCGCTGACGTGGACCCAACCCGACCTCGGCGACGTCTACCTGGCGGTCACCGGGGAGTCGTTCGAGGGTGGCGACGGGGAGGCGGTCCGATGA
- a CDS encoding DUF7547 family protein — translation MSSDPSDRDDDLPDLLDDLEATLSELRTELREDPGRERGREPPARRTRGDRRRGGPDLPRPPSVSELLRFTEQYTLPTLISTLEATIRALELLRGTLRLVDPDRTAFDASASERGASAASRLGSGARGVGREAISGVERALADLETALADADVPEDRASGDLLREARDLSAEVRARLDATQDPASGSRDRRREAENAGRSDATDTRSEGVAIEVTDGDDATAGDAENPEEDRPDVDVEAELASIRQEVHGGEDPDSSAGGGETADSEGADGDGGSERADGGGNEADGIDGGSDDRAA, via the coding sequence ATGTCCTCCGATCCATCCGACCGCGACGACGACCTGCCCGATCTCCTCGACGACCTCGAAGCCACGCTCTCCGAGCTACGAACGGAGCTCCGGGAGGATCCGGGACGGGAGCGCGGGCGGGAACCGCCCGCGCGGCGGACCCGAGGGGATCGCCGCCGAGGCGGCCCGGACCTCCCACGCCCCCCGTCGGTGTCGGAGCTGTTGCGGTTCACCGAGCAGTACACGCTGCCGACGCTCATCTCGACGCTGGAAGCGACCATCCGGGCGCTGGAGCTCCTCCGCGGGACGCTCCGGCTGGTGGACCCCGACCGGACGGCCTTCGACGCGTCGGCGAGTGAGCGGGGCGCGTCGGCGGCGTCGCGGCTGGGCAGCGGCGCTCGGGGCGTCGGTCGGGAGGCGATCTCGGGGGTCGAGCGCGCGCTCGCGGACCTCGAAACCGCCCTCGCGGACGCGGACGTCCCGGAGGACCGCGCCTCGGGCGACCTCCTCCGGGAGGCCCGGGACCTCTCGGCCGAGGTCAGAGCGCGGCTGGACGCGACCCAGGACCCGGCGTCCGGGAGTCGAGACCGCCGGCGGGAGGCCGAAAACGCCGGCCGCAGCGACGCGACGGATACCCGATCCGAGGGCGTCGCCATCGAGGTGACCGACGGCGACGACGCGACCGCGGGCGACGCCGAGAATCCCGAGGAAGACCGCCCCGATGTCGACGTCGAGGCGGAGTTGGCGTCGATCAGACAGGAAGTTCACGGGGGCGAAGACCCCGATTCCTCCGCGGGAGGCGGGGAAACAGCGGACAGCGAGGGAGCCGACGGCGACGGCGGCTCCGAGCGAGCGGACGGCGGTGGGAACGAGGCCGACGGGATCGACGGCGGTTCCGACGACCGAGCCGCCTGA
- the dpsA gene encoding DNA starvation/stationary phase protection protein DpsA encodes MSTQETVRQSAGEVEGSEALRVDAERAEQIVDALNTDLASTYVLYHQLKKHHWNVEGAEFRDLHIFLGEAADEAEEFADELAERAQALGGVPVAGTDAISEHAAVEPESEDVYDIRTSLQHDMEMYGDIIETLRDHVELAENLGDPTTAHLLRENLINVEDAAHHIEHYLEDDTLVLESATR; translated from the coding sequence ATGAGCACCCAAGAGACGGTTCGACAGAGCGCCGGCGAAGTCGAGGGCAGCGAGGCCCTGCGCGTCGACGCGGAACGGGCCGAACAGATCGTCGACGCCCTGAACACGGATCTGGCGTCGACGTACGTCCTGTACCACCAGCTGAAGAAGCACCACTGGAACGTCGAGGGCGCGGAGTTCCGCGACCTCCACATCTTCCTCGGCGAAGCCGCCGATGAGGCCGAGGAGTTCGCCGACGAACTCGCCGAGCGCGCACAGGCGCTCGGCGGCGTCCCGGTCGCGGGGACCGACGCCATCTCCGAACACGCCGCGGTCGAACCCGAAAGCGAGGACGTCTACGACATCCGAACGTCGCTCCAGCACGATATGGAGATGTACGGCGACATCATCGAGACGCTCCGCGACCACGTCGAACTCGCGGAGAACCTCGGCGACCCGACGACCGCACACCTCCTCCGGGAGAACCTGATCAACGTCGAGGACGCGGCCCACCACATCGAACACTACCTCGAGGACGATACGCTCGTCCTCGAGTCGGCAACCCGGTAG
- a CDS encoding GTP cyclohydrolase IIa, with product MTNSQLTLVQIDNYGPWTVTPNPRREMDLQTLQSRLFADLAQFVGSRDGYVFFTRFDNMVAITNGLDRADHALLQETIGNRYPVTISLGTGVDEVPVAALEAATAGLQQAGSAQDCDRREVLAGKFLSEAEQADSNVRIAHFDVNDATGKYTDQLNEFDSFIQIEQGYATLMRYLREEHGALSFFVGGDNIISVCPTMDEADYRNAIDHVETAAGVELKVGVGTASTPHVAGMDAKHALEECRHEGTAVELGRPPEEVDVATD from the coding sequence GTGACGAATTCCCAGCTCACACTCGTTCAGATCGACAACTACGGCCCCTGGACGGTGACGCCGAACCCGCGCCGGGAGATGGACCTCCAGACCCTCCAATCGCGGCTCTTTGCGGACCTCGCGCAGTTCGTCGGGAGCCGGGACGGCTACGTCTTCTTCACGCGGTTCGACAATATGGTGGCGATCACCAACGGGCTCGACAGGGCGGACCACGCGCTGCTGCAGGAAACGATCGGCAACCGGTACCCCGTAACGATCAGCCTCGGGACGGGCGTCGACGAGGTGCCGGTCGCGGCGCTGGAGGCGGCGACCGCGGGGCTCCAACAGGCCGGCTCCGCGCAGGACTGCGACCGGCGGGAGGTGCTCGCCGGGAAGTTCCTCTCGGAGGCCGAGCAGGCCGACTCGAACGTCCGGATCGCCCACTTCGACGTCAACGACGCCACCGGGAAGTACACCGACCAGCTCAACGAGTTCGACTCGTTCATCCAGATCGAACAGGGGTACGCGACGCTGATGCGGTACCTCCGTGAGGAGCACGGCGCGCTCTCCTTTTTCGTCGGCGGCGACAACATCATTTCGGTCTGTCCGACGATGGACGAGGCCGACTACCGGAACGCCATCGACCACGTCGAGACCGCCGCGGGAGTCGAACTGAAGGTCGGCGTCGGTACCGCGTCCACTCCCCACGTCGCGGGAATGGACGCCAAACACGCCCTGGAGGAGTGCCGCCACGAGGGGACCGCCGTCGAACTCGGCCGGCCGCCGGAGGAAGTCGACGTCGCAACGGACTGA
- a CDS encoding HAD-IIA family hydrolase, with product MTLRGVIFDVDGTLVRGDEPLPGAAAGLAAVDDAGLRRLFVSNNPTKPPADYERRLGRAGFDVDSEEVITAGSVSARYLSAHHAGESVAVVGEPGFVDLLRQEGLTVRIVGSEPGAEPTPRPDVLVASIDREFHYRTLRRCLRLLDDPDVTFLGTDPDVVIPAPEGNVPGSGAVIDAIANVVGRDPAAILGKPSRTTRDMALERLGLRPEEVLVVGDRLDTDIALAEGSGMRTALVRTGVTDDAALDGSPIRPDHVLDSLAALESLLCD from the coding sequence ATGACCCTTCGCGGCGTGATCTTCGACGTCGACGGAACGTTAGTCCGCGGCGACGAACCGCTCCCCGGGGCGGCCGCCGGACTCGCGGCGGTCGACGACGCGGGACTCCGGCGACTGTTCGTCTCCAACAACCCGACGAAACCCCCCGCGGACTACGAGCGGCGGCTCGGACGGGCGGGGTTCGACGTCGACAGCGAGGAGGTGATCACGGCCGGCAGCGTTTCCGCCCGGTATCTCTCGGCGCACCACGCCGGCGAGAGCGTGGCAGTGGTTGGCGAACCCGGCTTCGTCGACCTCCTCCGGCAGGAGGGCCTCACCGTCAGGATTGTCGGCTCCGAGCCCGGAGCCGAGCCGACCCCCCGCCCGGACGTCCTCGTGGCGTCGATCGACCGGGAGTTCCACTACCGGACGCTCCGCCGGTGTCTCCGGTTGCTGGACGACCCCGACGTCACCTTCCTCGGGACGGACCCGGACGTCGTCATCCCGGCGCCGGAGGGGAACGTTCCGGGTTCCGGCGCCGTGATCGACGCGATCGCGAACGTCGTCGGCCGTGACCCGGCGGCGATCCTGGGCAAACCCAGCCGAACCACGCGGGATATGGCGTTGGAACGGCTCGGGCTCCGCCCCGAGGAGGTGCTCGTCGTGGGCGACCGCCTCGACACCGACATCGCCTTAGCGGAGGGCTCGGGGATGCGGACCGCGCTCGTCCGGACCGGCGTGACCGACGACGCCGCCCTCGACGGCTCGCCGATCCGGCCGGACCACGTCCTCGACTCGCTTGCGGCCTTGGAGTCGCTCCTTTGTGACTGA
- a CDS encoding DJ-1/PfpI family protein, with product MSQQILMIVGDFGEDYELMVPYQTLEAVGHDVDTVCPEKEAGETVKTAIHDFRGDQTYLEERGHDFEVNTTFDAVDPADYDALVVPGGRAPEYLRTYDAVLDTVRHFFEAEKPVAALCHGPQILAAAGVLDGYEMTAYPAVRPEVEAAGCSWVDGVTVDGNLVTGQAWPDHPEWLAAFIDLLDAESETQEPAAADD from the coding sequence ATGAGCCAACAGATCCTGATGATCGTCGGCGACTTCGGCGAAGACTACGAACTGATGGTCCCGTACCAGACGCTCGAGGCCGTCGGCCACGACGTCGACACGGTATGTCCCGAGAAGGAGGCGGGCGAGACTGTCAAGACCGCGATCCACGACTTCAGGGGCGACCAGACCTACCTGGAGGAACGCGGCCACGACTTCGAGGTGAACACCACCTTCGACGCGGTCGACCCCGCGGACTACGACGCCCTCGTGGTCCCCGGCGGCCGCGCCCCGGAGTACCTCCGGACCTACGACGCGGTCCTCGACACCGTCCGCCACTTCTTCGAGGCCGAAAAGCCGGTCGCGGCGCTGTGTCACGGGCCGCAGATTCTCGCGGCCGCGGGCGTCCTGGACGGCTACGAGATGACCGCCTATCCCGCCGTGCGGCCGGAGGTCGAAGCCGCCGGCTGTTCGTGGGTCGACGGGGTCACCGTCGACGGGAACCTCGTGACCGGCCAGGCGTGGCCGGACCACCCCGAGTGGCTTGCGGCGTTCATCGACCTGCTCGACGCCGAAAGCGAGACCCAGGAACCCGCCGCGGCCGACGACTGA
- a CDS encoding OsmC family protein: protein MSDIRTSTVSDEGFASSSQVGEFELGIDATGETGPDPNAVLVADYAACFLPAFRVGAQQRDHDDLGKVQIDADADLDDDDDLEAIRFDIHVEADLDGGTLAEIVERAEDICHVHSALRPELRAEIATHGDAF, encoded by the coding sequence ATGAGTGACATTCGGACGTCCACTGTCAGCGACGAGGGGTTCGCCAGTTCCAGCCAGGTCGGGGAGTTCGAGCTCGGGATCGACGCCACCGGGGAGACCGGACCGGATCCCAACGCCGTCTTAGTGGCGGACTACGCCGCGTGTTTCCTCCCGGCCTTCCGGGTCGGCGCCCAACAGCGCGACCACGACGACCTCGGGAAGGTACAGATCGACGCGGACGCCGACCTCGATGACGACGACGACCTCGAAGCGATCCGGTTCGACATCCACGTCGAGGCGGACCTCGACGGCGGGACCCTCGCCGAGATCGTCGAGCGCGCGGAGGACATCTGCCACGTCCACTCGGCGCTCCGGCCGGAGCTCCGCGCAGAGATAGCGACCCACGGCGACGCGTTCTGA
- a CDS encoding metal-dependent hydrolase, with protein MELTWHGHSTWHVDVDGTTFLIDPFFDNPKTDLAAADVETPDYLLLTHGHADHIADAGAFADATAVGVPELTGYLESEVGFEDTIGMNIGGTVECGDAFVTMHRADHTNGLNTGYETSLGVPVGFLLSDTKPTQESDANATTFYHAGDTGLMSEMKDVIGAYLEPDAAALPVGDHFTMGPVQAAIATDWLDVDHAFPMHYDSFPPIEIDTDDFVREVKATGSDAEVHVLDGEESVTLE; from the coding sequence ATGGAACTCACCTGGCACGGCCACTCGACGTGGCACGTCGACGTCGACGGCACAACCTTCCTGATCGACCCCTTCTTCGACAACCCCAAGACCGACCTCGCGGCCGCGGACGTGGAGACGCCCGACTACCTCCTCCTGACCCACGGCCACGCCGACCACATCGCCGACGCGGGGGCGTTCGCCGACGCGACGGCGGTCGGCGTCCCGGAGCTGACCGGCTACCTCGAATCGGAGGTCGGGTTCGAGGACACCATCGGGATGAACATCGGCGGTACCGTCGAGTGCGGCGACGCGTTCGTGACGATGCACCGCGCCGACCACACCAACGGGCTCAACACGGGCTATGAGACCAGCCTGGGCGTGCCGGTCGGGTTCCTCCTCAGCGACACGAAGCCGACCCAGGAGTCCGACGCCAACGCCACCACGTTCTATCACGCCGGCGACACCGGGCTGATGTCGGAGATGAAGGACGTGATCGGGGCGTATCTGGAACCCGACGCCGCCGCCCTCCCCGTCGGCGACCACTTCACGATGGGGCCGGTACAGGCCGCCATCGCGACCGACTGGCTGGACGTCGACCACGCGTTCCCGATGCATTACGACTCCTTCCCGCCGATCGAGATCGACACCGACGACTTCGTCCGCGAGGTGAAAGCCACCGGGTCCGACGCCGAAGTCCACGTCCTCGACGGCGAGGAGTCCGTCACCCTGGAGTGA
- a CDS encoding fumarylacetoacetate hydrolase family protein, protein MRTARFRDPAGSVRTGEWHGDAVSFGDETYDLDAVDVLPPCEPTKIVCIGRNYAEHAEEFGNEVPDRPLLFLKPPNTLSGHGDTVTLPAGKERIDYEAEIAAVIGEPARNVDADAAMDYVAGFTCLNDLSNRDDQRAEQNWVRGKAFDNAAPIGPAIAPPAEVPADAAVELRINGTVEQSSSRDFFIFSVPELIAEITTYLTLEPGDVVSTGTPSGVGPLSDGDHVAVEVEGVGTLEHDVRIP, encoded by the coding sequence ATGCGAACGGCCAGATTCAGGGATCCGGCGGGATCGGTCCGCACGGGCGAGTGGCACGGCGACGCCGTCTCCTTCGGCGACGAGACCTACGACCTCGACGCGGTCGACGTGTTGCCGCCGTGTGAGCCGACCAAGATCGTCTGCATCGGGCGCAACTACGCCGAACACGCCGAGGAGTTCGGCAACGAGGTTCCCGACCGGCCGCTGCTCTTTCTGAAGCCGCCGAACACGCTCTCGGGTCACGGCGACACCGTCACGTTGCCCGCGGGCAAGGAGCGGATCGACTACGAGGCCGAGATCGCGGCCGTGATCGGCGAGCCCGCCCGCAACGTCGACGCCGACGCGGCGATGGACTACGTCGCGGGGTTCACCTGCCTGAACGACCTCTCGAACCGCGACGACCAGCGGGCCGAACAGAACTGGGTCCGCGGGAAGGCGTTCGACAACGCCGCCCCGATCGGGCCGGCGATCGCGCCGCCCGCCGAGGTGCCGGCCGACGCCGCTGTGGAACTCCGGATCAACGGCACCGTCGAACAGTCCTCCTCGCGGGACTTCTTCATCTTCTCCGTCCCGGAACTGATCGCGGAGATCACCACGTACCTCACCCTGGAACCGGGCGACGTGGTCTCGACGGGCACCCCCAGCGGCGTCGGCCCGCTCTCCGACGGCGACCACGTCGCCGTCGAGGTCGAGGGCGTCGGTACCCTGGAACACGACGTGCGGATCCCGTAG
- the fer gene encoding ferredoxin Fer, translated as MPEIEYLDYEAVVERDWAVDDEDLFEKAAAADLEPPEYGSFEANEAEYILEAAEARGHEWPFSCRAGACANCAGIVHDGAVEMDMQQILSDEEVADQGIRLTCVSRPASDEVKLVYNVKHLDSLQDRVIG; from the coding sequence ATGCCGGAGATCGAATATCTCGACTACGAAGCGGTCGTCGAGCGGGACTGGGCGGTGGACGACGAGGACCTGTTCGAGAAGGCCGCGGCCGCCGACCTCGAACCGCCGGAGTACGGCTCCTTCGAGGCGAACGAGGCGGAGTACATCCTCGAAGCGGCCGAGGCTCGCGGACACGAGTGGCCGTTCTCGTGCCGGGCGGGCGCCTGCGCGAACTGTGCGGGGATCGTCCACGACGGCGCAGTCGAGATGGATATGCAACAGATACTCAGCGACGAGGAGGTCGCCGACCAGGGGATCCGGCTCACCTGCGTGAGTCGGCCCGCAAGCGACGAGGTCAAACTCGTATACAACGTGAAGCACCTCGACTCGTTACAGGACCGAGTGATCGGCTGA
- a CDS encoding dodecin produces the protein MVFKKVTLIGRSEESFDDAADDAIDRANDTLDNVCWVEVDELGVEIASVEDREYQAEVTVAFELHDGE, from the coding sequence ATGGTCTTCAAGAAAGTCACACTCATCGGCCGGAGCGAGGAGAGTTTCGACGACGCCGCCGACGACGCGATCGACCGCGCGAACGACACCCTCGACAACGTCTGCTGGGTCGAGGTCGACGAGTTGGGCGTCGAGATCGCGTCGGTCGAGGACCGCGAGTACCAAGCCGAGGTCACGGTCGCCTTCGAGCTCCACGACGGCGAGTAA
- a CDS encoding bifunctional metallophosphatase/5'-nucleotidase: protein MPRLLHYSDAENVYDDPTRAGRLAGTIRRLDGPDALVCGTGDNTAPGVLALIEEGRQALDLFDAVGPDFETFGNHDFDFGPEATRSLVRAAPQTWITANVYDPDGERFAAEETVPWTVETVDGVRIGVFGVTDPATPSLNPMARDLQFTDPYEAAERAVPELRTQGVDRIVALSHLGDGDDDLARRVDIDLILGGHRHSERDDRVAGTRLLRPGANGHAVVEVRFDATGSIGVDRHETAGAPVADDVASALRGRVDAAGLDEVVGTVSDPVERHDAAVFGGETRVGNLVADAYRWATGADVGLQNSGGIRAGPPLAGAVTVADLVSVVPFQERVVEATVTGAELRSILRESSAAVVESGAPDRWHGHVSGVRLTWDAAARRLREVRVDGDPIDPAATYTIATSAYVLSTDHEFPTLREQHRTGERALQFEVLAEYARTVGIDPEIEGRIRRVADATDRTP from the coding sequence ATGCCGCGGCTCCTCCACTACTCGGACGCCGAGAACGTCTACGACGACCCCACCCGGGCCGGCCGGCTGGCGGGGACGATCCGCCGGCTCGACGGCCCGGACGCGCTCGTCTGCGGGACGGGCGACAACACCGCTCCCGGCGTGCTCGCGCTGATCGAGGAGGGCCGGCAGGCGCTCGATCTCTTCGACGCCGTCGGGCCGGACTTCGAAACCTTCGGTAACCACGACTTCGACTTCGGGCCGGAGGCGACGCGGTCGCTGGTCCGTGCGGCCCCACAGACCTGGATCACAGCAAACGTGTACGACCCCGACGGCGAGCGGTTCGCGGCCGAGGAGACCGTCCCGTGGACCGTCGAGACGGTAGACGGCGTCCGGATCGGCGTCTTCGGCGTCACGGACCCCGCGACCCCGTCGTTGAACCCGATGGCCCGGGACCTGCAGTTCACCGACCCCTACGAGGCAGCCGAGCGCGCGGTCCCGGAACTCCGGACACAGGGAGTCGACCGGATCGTGGCGCTGTCGCACCTCGGCGACGGCGACGACGACCTCGCACGGCGGGTCGACATCGACCTGATCCTCGGGGGCCACCGCCACTCCGAGCGGGACGACCGGGTCGCGGGGACGCGGCTCCTCCGCCCCGGCGCGAACGGCCACGCGGTGGTCGAGGTGCGGTTCGACGCGACGGGGTCGATCGGCGTCGACCGTCACGAAACCGCCGGGGCGCCCGTCGCCGACGACGTGGCGAGTGCACTCCGCGGCCGGGTCGACGCCGCGGGGCTCGACGAGGTGGTCGGCACCGTTTCCGACCCCGTCGAGCGGCACGACGCCGCGGTGTTCGGGGGCGAAACCCGAGTCGGGAACCTCGTCGCCGACGCCTACCGGTGGGCGACGGGCGCGGACGTGGGGCTCCAGAACAGCGGCGGGATCCGCGCGGGGCCGCCGCTCGCCGGCGCGGTGACCGTCGCGGACCTGGTGAGCGTGGTCCCGTTCCAGGAACGGGTCGTCGAGGCGACGGTGACGGGCGCGGAACTCCGGTCGATCCTGCGGGAGTCGTCGGCGGCGGTGGTCGAGTCCGGAGCGCCCGACAGGTGGCACGGTCACGTCTCGGGCGTTCGACTCACGTGGGACGCCGCGGCCCGCCGGCTACGGGAGGTCCGGGTCGACGGCGACCCGATCGACCCGGCGGCGACGTACACCATCGCCACCTCCGCGTACGTCCTGTCCACCGACCACGAGTTCCCGACGCTTCGGGAGCAGCACCGAACCGGGGAGAGAGCCCTCCAGTTCGAGGTACTCGCCGAGTACGCACGGACCGTCGGCATCGACCCCGAGATCGAGGGGCGAATCCGGCGGGTTGCGGACGCGACAGACCGGACCCCGTAG
- a CDS encoding universal stress protein: MVRVVVPVRYPLTKHSKATLSEAIRIAEERNAELTILHVDLYQENHGVTRAKLRRSVEAAFGSLDRVRYVVRRGFLVEETILEEVAADEADVVVLGSKQAGRWRRMLRRILDDPDIESYLREKLDCTVITVRADGTRATV, encoded by the coding sequence ATGGTCCGCGTGGTGGTCCCCGTTCGGTATCCGCTGACGAAACACTCGAAAGCGACGCTCTCGGAGGCCATCAGGATCGCCGAGGAGCGGAACGCCGAGCTGACGATCCTCCACGTGGACCTCTATCAGGAGAACCACGGCGTCACCCGGGCGAAGCTCCGGCGGTCGGTCGAGGCGGCGTTCGGATCGCTGGATCGCGTCCGGTACGTCGTCCGTCGCGGGTTCCTCGTCGAGGAGACGATCTTAGAGGAGGTGGCGGCCGACGAGGCCGACGTGGTCGTCCTCGGATCGAAACAGGCGGGGCGGTGGCGGCGGATGCTCCGCCGGATCCTCGACGATCCGGACATCGAGTCGTATCTCCGGGAGAAGCTCGACTGCACCGTGATCACCGTCCGCGCCGACGGAACCCGGGCGACGGTGTAG